GCCGGCGACCGCATCGACGTCACCGGCACGACCAAGGGCAAGGGCTTCCAGGGCGTCATGAAGCGGCACGGCTTCGGCGGCCATCGCGCCACGCACGGCACGCACGAGTCGTTCCGCGGCCCCGGCTCCATCGGCTGCCGTTCCTTCCCGGGCCGTGTGTTCAAGGGCAAGCGCATGGACGGCCACATGGGCCAGGTGCGGCGCACCACGCAGAACCTGTCGGTCATCGAGGTTCGGCCCGAGCAGAACCTCATTCTGGTCAAGGGCGCCGTGCCCGGCGCCAAGGGAACCGAGATCGTCGTTCGCCCGGCGGTCAAACGCGGCCGCGCCGGACGCCGTCCGGTCGCGGAGGCCTGAGGACGATCATGGAGACGTCGGTCTACAACCGCAGCAATCAGGAGGTGGGGCGCGTGTCGCTGCCCGCCATCTTCGAGACGCGCGTCAACGACAGCCTGCTGTTCGATCAGGTGCTGAGCCAGCTCGCCTCGCGGCGCGCCGGCACGCATGCGACGAAGACGCGCGGCTTCGTCAGCGGCGGCGGCAAGAAGCCGTGGAAGCAGAAGGGCACCGGCCGCGCGCGTGCCGGCTCCTCGCGCTCCCCGATCTGGCGCGGCGGCGCGATCATCTTCGGACCGCAGCCGCGCAGCTACGACTACCGCCTGCCGCGGTCCTCGCGAAAGGGCGCGCTGGCCAGCGCGCTGGCGCAGAAGGCGCGTGACGGTCAGCTCAAGGTCGTCGATGCGCTCGCGCTGGATCAGCCCAAGACCAAGGAGCTGGCCGCGCTGCTGTCGGCGCTCGGGGTGGCCGACAGCGTGCTCGTCGTCATCGGCGAGCGCGATCGCAACATCGAGCTGGCCGGCCGCAACATCCCGCGCGTCCTGGTCCTGCCGGTGGAGGGCCTGAACGTGTACGACATCCTCAAGTACAAGAACCTGCTCGTGGCGCAGGAGACCCTGGCGGCGATTCAGGAGCGGCTGGAAAAGTAGGTGGAAGGCATGAGCTCCGTATTTCAGACGCTCAAGGCGCCGGTGATCACCGAGAAGGGCACGCTGGTGGCCGAGTCCAACCAGATCGTCTTCAAGGTGCACCCGCAGGCGACCAAGACCCAGATCCGCAGCGCCGTCGAGGAGCTGTTCGAGGTCAAGGTCTCGGCCGTGCGCACGGTCAACTACATGGGCAAGCGCAAGCGCTACGGCCGCACCATGGGCACCAAGCCCAAATGGAAGAAGGCCTACGTGACGCTGGCCGACGGCAACGCCGCCGACCTGCTCGAGAAGATCTGACGAGGGGACCAGGAACGTGGCAGTCAAGATTTTCAAACCCTCTTCGCCGGGCCGGCGCTTCCAGACCGGCTTCGACTTCGAGGAGATCACGCGCACCGAGCCCGAGAAGTCGCTGCTGGGGCCGATCAAGAAGTCGGGCGGGCGCAACGCGCGCGGCCGCATCACCTCGCGCCATCGCGGCGGCGGGCACAAGCGCCGCTACCGCCT
This window of the Candidatus Limnocylindrales bacterium genome carries:
- the rplC gene encoding 50S ribosomal protein L3, which produces MLGLIGKKLGMTQRFVGDGNVVPVTVIETGPCTVVQVRTRDRDGYDALQLGFGKRREKNLSKAERNHRAKGGRADFNTLLEFRLDGPAEYEVGQQLTLDALFSAGDRIDVTGTTKGKGFQGVMKRHGFGGHRATHGTHESFRGPGSIGCRSFPGRVFKGKRMDGHMGQVRRTTQNLSVIEVRPEQNLILVKGAVPGAKGTEIVVRPAVKRGRAGRRPVAEA
- the rplD gene encoding 50S ribosomal protein L4, which codes for METSVYNRSNQEVGRVSLPAIFETRVNDSLLFDQVLSQLASRRAGTHATKTRGFVSGGGKKPWKQKGTGRARAGSSRSPIWRGGAIIFGPQPRSYDYRLPRSSRKGALASALAQKARDGQLKVVDALALDQPKTKELAALLSALGVADSVLVVIGERDRNIELAGRNIPRVLVLPVEGLNVYDILKYKNLLVAQETLAAIQERLEK
- a CDS encoding 50S ribosomal protein L23 codes for the protein MSSVFQTLKAPVITEKGTLVAESNQIVFKVHPQATKTQIRSAVEELFEVKVSAVRTVNYMGKRKRYGRTMGTKPKWKKAYVTLADGNAADLLEKI